A stretch of Fusarium poae strain DAOMC 252244 chromosome 2, whole genome shotgun sequence DNA encodes these proteins:
- a CDS encoding hypothetical protein (BUSCO:36757at5125), whose protein sequence is MRATTARLFQSFRALQHENPLGLPRSGTPPTWGKRPVRRKITGVEKVIAVSSAKGGVGKSTVAANLSLAFARLGFRAGILDTDIFGPSVPTLFDLSGEPRLSSNNQLVPLTNYGVKTMSMGYLVGENAPVVWRGPMVMKAIQQLLHEVEWGGLDVLVLDLPPGTGDTQLTITQQVILDGSVIVTTPHTLATKDAVKGINMFKTVDVNILGVVQNMSLFQCPHCHGETNIFGSNARVEKLCQEHKIDFLGDIPLHPNIGDDGDRGKPTVVAEPESERAEAFLKIAQDICPKIELSSK, encoded by the exons ATGCGAGCAACTACAGCTCGTCTCTTTCAGAGCTTCCGGGCTCTGCAACATGAGAACCCGCTG GGCCTCCCTCGATCTGGAACGCCCCCAACTTGGGGTAAACGTCCAGTACGTCGCAAGATCACAGGCGTTGAAAAGGTTATTGCTGTATCGTCTGCCAAAGGTGGTGTAGGCAAGAGTACAGTTGCAG CAAACCTGTCCCTGGCCTTTGCTCGCCTGGGCTTCCGTGCTGGTATCCTAGATACTGACATCTTTGGCCCATCGGTCCCGACCTTGTTTGACCTCTCAGGAGAACCAAGGTTATCAAGCA ATAACCAATTGGTTCCCCTTACAAACTATGGAGTCAAGACAATGTCTATGGGCTATCTTGTTGGCGAGAATGCACCAGTTGTATGGAGAGGTCCTATGGTGATGAAGGCTATCCAACAACTTCTTCATGAAGTCGAATGGGGTGGTCTTGacgtcctcgtcctcgatCTACCACCAGGAACAGGAGACACGCAGTTGACTATCACGCAACAAGTCATTCTAGATG GCTCTGTCATCGTAACTACGCCTCATACTTTGGCCACCAAAGACGCCGTCAAGGGTATCAACATGTTCAAAACAGTCGACGTCAATATCCTTGGCGTGGTGCAAAACATGTCTCTTTTCCAATGCCCTCATTGCCACGGAGAAACCAACATATTTGGTTCCAACGCGAGAGTGGAGAAGTTATGCCAAGAGCACAAGATCGACTTCTTGGGAGATATTCCCCTGCACCCCAACATTGGAGACGATGGGGACAGGGGAAAGCCAACAGTAGTGGCGGAACCTGAGAGCGAGAGGGCTGAAGCCTTTCTCAAGATAGCGCAGGATATTTGTCCAAAGATCGAGCTGAGCAGCAAGTAA
- a CDS encoding hypothetical protein (BUSCO:50591at5125), producing the protein MSSIAEIEGEKKAYQEQFEIVLGQLRDDPDNVELKALKDELNSFIDLLNEQIAELKPAQAPKPAPKQPSPPPEPEKWSRENHPAFKKAAPAEEKEQAAPANYQVNDTVLAKWVSGDKGFYTARITSITGSSTNPIYVVKFKTYDNTETLQARDIRPVSNKRKADGTPTSSAPATPSAPGLVTSAGATVYPDAKKDAEKDGEVKPPKPKKIKAKKELEKNKNKWQEFSAKSKGSKTAKKDSMFRTPEGVHGRVGFTGSGQAMRKDPTRSRHIYQVNDELD; encoded by the exons ATGTCGTCTATCGCTGAAATCGAAGGGGAAAAGAAGGCTTACCAAGAACAA TTCGAGATCGTTCTTGGCCAGCTCCGCGATGACCCCGACAATGTCGAACTCAAAGCATTAAAGGACGAGTTAAACAGTTTCATCGATCTTCTCAATGAACAGATTGCTGAGCTCAAGCCTGCCCAGGCTCCCAAGCCCGCTCCCAAGcagccatcaccaccacccgAGCCCGAGAAGTGGTCGCGCGAGAACCACCCCGCCTTTAAGAAAGCAGCTCCGGCcgaggaaaaggaacagGCTGCTCCCGCAAACTACCAGGTCAACGATACTGTTCTAGCCAAGTGGGTTTCTGGCGACAAGGGTTTTTACACAGCGCGCATCACCTCTATTACTGGTTCTTCGACGAATCCCATCTATGTCGTCAAGTTCAAGACCTACGATAACACAGAAACCCTTCAAGCTCGCGATATTCGACCCGTCTCCAACAAGCGCAAAGCCGATGGAACACCGACGTCTTCAGCACCCGCGACACCATCTGCTCCTGGGCTTGTCACTTCTGCGGGCGCAACAGTTTATCCCGATGCCAAGAAGGATGCTGAAAAGGATGGCGAGGTGAAGCCTCCCAAGCCAAAGaagatcaaggccaagaaggaactcgagaagaacaagaataAGTGGCAAGAGTTTAGCGCAAAGTCCAAGGGCAGCAAGACCGCAAAGAAGGACAGCATGTTCCGTACTCCCGAAGGTGTTCATGGTAGAG TTGGCTTCACGGGCTCTGGCCAAGCAATGCGCAAAGACCCCACCCGAAGCCGTCATATCTATCAAGTGAACGATGAGCTAGACTAA
- a CDS encoding hypothetical protein (TransMembrane:1 (o612-633i)~BUSCO:9481at5125), with translation MGHVESPLGRQYPDTPGPVNGHFGTMEQIETQASDLRFLAQVPVLNPTSSPSLGPGSGAGRGGTPARTPGSAVGTSAGAAIAYDNQASPSSASVGDNSAHGASAPNNNKRKSTDDGQGNAGKQTRSKRNRQRMCGNLNLACLYAPNCCSGSFKESDEFKQVTAQLGRLQDEVGWLHQTVKTMQSEPARFPSVSDRAMTHSHGASTIAPSPSHSSASYNRHDGSKYGSFRGPTSMAFSLDVANNTINNMGYKGISDDDQHLNEGPGAMSMRPMDPLHEFDKDEMVRLCRLHEEEIGIMYPVLNIQSVISHAKGMATFLESVRQQNPRELINDDKTLQLKIIMCCALVVEEHGHSDKAIRLFDSMETVLNRKLMAEAADVGTIPILALVAGYRFLSNDEVLAWRVMGHVARLCLELGINQRTGLMRIQDEEERKNALVSFWSAYVLDRRWAFATGLPFVVQDEEIDTQLPFPEEYPYLVAMITYSRIGAKVWRQVAHFGPVLARDVRSEELESVDQELLQWYEQIPEEVKVRNWDKEKHITSTPSYNLQRLRIWTYLRLNQMRIWLYTPVLHSATSIVAHPVQSERVVDIAKDTIRYLSHLNNTTNLYRRVQVFYHQFLTSAIAVVFLASVHAPVRFSANCREEFYMALELVKDLSAKSWASQRLWRTIRSLKDVAPRFGLNPEDDPQSTAALGMIGLARGHMDQQTFRKPSIPGQQSSTATPDPLAQNGSRIQAEMSRMFEGYVGLNGFQYNENDGQGQGPNNEVSQPPNGMFGIDNTVFPQFKEMY, from the exons ATGGGTCACGTGGAATCGCCTTTAGGCCGTCAATACCCTGATACGCCCGGTCCTG TAAATGGTCATTTCGGTACCATGGAGCAGATTGAGACACAAGCAAGCGACTTGCGATTCCTTGCCCAAGTACCGGTTCTAAATCCAACCTCAAGTCCGTCTCTGGGCCCCGGCTCCGGCGCCGGAAGAGGTGGAACTCCTGCCCGAACCCCCGGAAGTGCCGTGGGAACATCTGCAGGTGCTGCTATTGCTTACGATAATCAAGCCAGCCCAAGTTCCGCCTCTGTCGGGGACAATTCCGCCCACGGTGCGAGTGCCCCCAATAACAATAAGAGAAAGTCAACAGATGATGGCCAAGGCAATGCTGGGAAACAGACGAGAAGTAAAAGAAACAGA CAACGAAT GTGCGGCAACCTTAATCTCGCCTGCCTTTATGCCCCCAACTGCTGTTCTGGAAGCTTCAAAGAATCGGACGAATTCAAGCAGGTAACAGCACAGCTTGGTCGGCTCCAGGACGAAGTCGGCTGGTTGCACCAAACAGTCAAGACCATGCAATCCGAGCCCGCTCGTTTCCCTTCAGTCAGTGACCGAGCAATGACCCATAGCCATGGTGCATCGACGATTGCTCCTTCACCCTCTCACAGCTCTGCCTCATATAACCGCCATGACGGTTCAAAGTATGGTTCTTTCCGAGGCCCTACAAGCATGGCCTTTAGCTTGGATGTTGCCAATaacaccatcaacaacatgggCTACAAGGGTATCTCTGATGACGACCAGCATTTGAACGAAGGGCCGGGTGCCATGTCCATGCGCCCAATGGATCCCCTCCATGAATTTGACAAGGACGAGATGGTTCGTCTTTGCCGTTTACACGAGGAAGAAATAGGAATTATGTACCCGGTGCTAAACATTCAAAGTGTTATATCCCACGCCAAGGGCATGGCAACTTTTCTTGAATCTGTTCGGCAGCAAAACCCCAGGGAACTCATCAACGACGACAAGACTCTACAACTCAAGATCATCATGTGCTGTGCCCTGGTAGTCGAAGAACATGGGCATAGCGACAAGGCAATCCGGTTGTTCGATAGTATGGAAACAGTACTTAACCGAAAACTCATGGCCGAAGCCGCAGATGTTGGAACCATACCGATACTGGCCCTTGTTGCTGGCTACCGATTCCTATCCAACGACGAAGTTCTGGCGTGGCGCGTTATGGGACATGTTGCCAGATTATGCTTGGAGCTTGGCATCAATCAGAGAACAGGCCTGATGCGGATTCAGGACGAAGAGGAGCGAAAGAACGCCCTGGTCAGCTTTTGGTCAGCCTATGTTCTCGATCGAAGGTGGGCTTTTGCGACTGGCCTTCCTTTCGTCGTTCAAGACGAGGAAATCGATACACAGCTTCCGTTCCCT GAAGAGTATCCATATCTCGTCGCCATGATCACATATTCCCGTATAGGCGCAAAGGTGTGGCGACAGGTTGCTCATTTCGGTCCGGTGCTTGCGCGCGACGTGCGGTCCGAGGAGCTAGAAAGTGTCGATCAAGAGCTGCTACAGTGGTATGAACAGATCCCTGAAGAGGTCAAAGTTCGCAACTGGGACAAAGAGAAGCACATTACGTCAACACCATCATATAACCTCCAACGGTTGCGAATTTGGACATATCTGCGCCTGAATCAA ATGCGGATCTGGCTTTATACCCCTGTCCTACATAGTGCCACAAGCATCGTGGCACACCCTGTACAGTCAGAGCGTGTTGTCGACATTGCCAAAGACACTATCCGCTATCTCAGCCATTtgaacaacacaacaaaccTATACAGGCGTGTACAGGTCTTCTACCACCAGTTCCTTACGTCAGCTATCGCCGTCGTCTTCCTTGCTTCCGTTCACGCTCCGGTACGATTCAGTGCGAATTGCCGCGAGGAGTTTTATATGGCCCTGGAGCTGGTAAAGGATCTCTCCGCCAAGAGCTGGGCCTCACAGCGGCTGTGGCGGACAATTCGATCGCTCAAAGACGTAGCACCCCGATTTGGGTTGAACCCCGAGGATGATCCGCAGTCAACAGCTGCGTTGGGCATGATAGGGCTTGCGCGAGGTCACATGGATCAACAAACGTTCCGAAAACCCTCAATACCAGGCCAACAATCATCAACAGCGACACCAGATCCGTTGGCTCAGAACGGATCCCGTATCCAGGCCGAGATGTCTCGCATGTTTGAAGGGTATGTGGGCTTGAATGGCTTTCAATACAACGAGAACGATGGGCAAGGACAAGGCCCCAACAATGAAGTATCTCAGCCACCGAATGGCATGTTTGGAATCGACAACACAGTCTTTCCACAATTTAAGGAGATGTATTAG
- a CDS encoding hypothetical protein (BUSCO:40087at5125), with translation MSAEAEAASSDYVRLHITPLDSELIKVVLSASVAPKARNISYHTIDTFPERRYGYVELPTMEADKLKKKLNGATLKGTKVKIEKARPEKKIEPTAELDKADEEQEKKHKKTKESKEEKRKRKRNPEILEGVALTDRKVKRGWTEPADQRRKKSKQDKEKEKDGKYTEKKKRLKSKYTEGDECLLKTKVPPNLMSTLHEDDQPRKRKKKGKDREVVIHEFEKTTKFPSFLKNSADGEASTTTEYVEGKGWVDEEGNVVETVKEKKKVCEPAPKKKKVKKATPPPESDDETSDSGTSSSGSSSDEDEDESEDEMEVDAKVEEKKEEKTSKETPQKDDESSSDESSDEESPEQPQQATPLSAIKADDSRPPSRDLTIKIPPPLTPSTKIHPLEALYKRSKPEQSATETPAKKEAEPFSFFGGGDDDDDIENEEDQDPANQTIATPGPMTPFSRQDFEWRGVRSAAPTPDTAHPSRMRNFWPEDEEEGDEDADMAEHGYDEEEGDKDASGPQSSSDFQAWFWDNRRDLNRSWMKRRKTAAKEKRHKENKARASKAV, from the coding sequence ATGTctgctgaagctgaagctgcTTCCAGCGACTACGTCCGACTTCACATTACCCCTCTCGATTCTGAACTTATCAAAGTCGTCCTGTCAGCGTCTGTAGCTCCCAAGGCGCGAAACATTTCTTACCACACGATTGACACATTTCCCGAGCGCCGCTACGGTTACGTCGAACTACCGACCATGGAGGCTGATAaattgaagaagaagcttaaCGGCGCTACGCTCAAGGGTACCAAGGTCAAGATTGAAAAGGCCCGGCCAGAGAAAAAGATTGAGCCTACTGCCGAGCTTGACAAGGCAGATGAGgagcaggagaagaagcacaagaagacaaaggagtcaaaagaagagaagagaaaacgAAAACGTAACCCCGAAATTCTTGAGGGTGTCGCTCTGACGGATCGCAAAGTTAAGAGAGGCTGGACAGAACCCGCCGaccaaagaaggaaaaagagcaagcaagataaagaaaaggaaaaggatgGCAAGTACacagaaaagaagaagcgccTAAAGTCAAAGTACACAGAAGGAGATGAGTGTTTGCTCAAGACAAAGGTTCCTCCTAACCTCATGTCCACTCTCCACGAGGATGATCAGCCCCGgaagcgcaagaagaagggcaaggatCGCGAGGTGGTTATTCACGAATTTGAAAAGACGACAAAGTTTccgagcttcttgaagaactCTGCCGACGGCGAAGCCAGCACGACGACTGAGTACGTGGAGGGCAAAGGCTGGGTGGACGAGGAGGGTAATGTGGTTGAGACTGttaaggagaagaagaaggtctGCGAGCCTGCacccaagaagaaaaaggtcaagaaggctACGCCTCCTCCAGAGTCAGATGACGAGACTAGCGACAGTGGCACGAGCAGCAGCGGCTCATCTTcagacgaggatgaggatgagagtGAGGACGAAATGGAGGTCGATGCTAAAgtagaggagaagaaggaggaaaagACCTCCAAGGAAACCCCCCAAAAAGATGACGAGTCTTCCTCCGACGAGTCCTCCGACGAAGAATCTCCCGAACAACCTCAACAAGCAACACCTCTCTCAGCCATCAAAGCCGACGACAGCAGACCCCCCTCCCGCGATCTCACCATCAAGATACCCCCTCCTCTGACCCCCTCCACCAAGATCCATCCCCTCGAAGCCCTGTACAAACGTTCCAAGCCCGAACAAAGCGCCACCGAGACCCCAGCCAAGAAAGAAGCCGAGCCATTCAGCTTTTTCGGCGGCggagacgacgatgatgatatcgAGAACGAAGAGGACCAAGACCCCGCCAACCAAACGATCGCAACACCCGGACCCATGACTCCCTTTTCTCGCCAGGACTTTGAATGGCGCGGCGTTAGAAGCGCTGCTCCCACGCCTGACACGGCGCATCCCTCGCGCATGCGTAACTTTTGGcctgaggatgaggaggagggcGATGAAGATGCCGATATGGCGGAGCATGGAtacgatgaggaggaaggaGATAAGGATGCTTCTGGTCCACAGAGCTCAAGTGATTTCCAGGCTTGGTTCTGGGATAACAGACGTGATCTCAACAGATCTTGGATGAAGCGTCGCAAGACAGCAGCCAAGGAGAAGAGGCATAAGGAGAACAAGGCCAGAGCCAGCAAGGCAGTGTAG
- a CDS encoding hypothetical protein (BUSCO:21278at5125): protein MPHTKDADSASSTGGQSKRPPLNHQESDSQSESSGVHSQHQHQQPRRHVRHHQRQHTVGHLHHARGPGSKTAPKQPKLSRRHTDTPDQIEQQQLLQRNAAAAAANSHRRAASDAKLSSRDSSSGNLVKSASQTKLVKNSPQPKIVKSPSHSKLKRNRSHTEIGKRTRSAELKRASSTTIVYQPQTSGGKSQVHFDLGNEEDEWVDASGSNSPYLSRKGSLNSSNHSVHPDDRSRPVTPNDAAAYKQAEREQEEPEQQNSTSPERETAHRKEYLTSRILKRTPSHGAPPQMSADLAQISPRHFAPASAETPGSGTLAGSNTDELTSRFVEAVGSGLTSDGSFYRPRRGDFPRYDETPHKARSVTSLKGDREERREPPTSTPKEEIDVSALAPKAARRTAPPTAQTSRTQQKLNLQRASSVIEPGQAGSGVGGVVGHTPLIGVGGPGYDGGNSRDPRVGKLLERTGMEYLVVRRYQNPVSRSLERLNHLPGMEKSLRIPRPYSASTNGKRSGDLMMRQHTRNVSMPDARRPVTPKRAASVRTNGAGSSYDGNDDDGRLTDRLSGSSLVGGEEEDGTTALLRNLWEKSAELSASTD, encoded by the coding sequence ATGCCTCACACCAAAGATGCGGACAGCGCATCGTCCACGGGCGGCCAATCAAAACGACCTCCGCTCAACCATCAGGAGAGTGATTCGCAGAGCGAGAGCAGCGGCGTACACAgccaacaccaacatcaGCAACCTCGCCGACACGTTCGTCATCACCAGCGACAGCACACTGTTGGTCACCTGCATCACGCCCGAGGCCCTGGTTCCAAGACTGCACCTAAACAACCAAAGCTCAGCCGTCGTCATACCGATACCCCCGATCAgatcgagcagcagcagcttcttcAAAGAAACGCTGCAGCCGCAGCCGCCAATTCGCATCGACGAGCTGCCAGCGACGCCAAGCTATCTTCGCGCGACTCCTCCTCGGGCAATCTCGTAAAAAGCGCGTCACAAACGAAGCTGGTCAAGAATTCCCCGCAACCAAAGATCGTCAAGAGCCCATCTCACTCCAAGCTCAAGCGCAATCGCTCACATACGGAAATCGGCAAGAGAACCCGATCTGCGGAACTCAAGCGCGCATCCAGTACAACAATTGTCTACCAGCCTCAAACCTCTGGCGGCAAGTCGCAGGTGCATTTTGATTTGGGCAACGAGGAGGACGAATGGGTTGATGCCAGCGGTTCTAACTCGCCCTATCTCTCCCGCAAGGGGTccctcaacagcagcaatCACTCTGTCCACCCCGACGACCGCTCGAGACCGGTGACACCCAACGACGCTGCCGCCTACAAGCAGGCCGAACgggaacaagaagaaccAGAGCAGCAAAACTCAACTAGCCCAGAAAGGGAGACGGCGCATCGCAAGGAGTATCTCACATCCCGCATTCTTAAGCGCACTCCGTCCCACGGAGCTCCACCCCAGATGAGCGCCGACCTAGCGCAGATCTCCCCTCGGCACTTTGCTCCAGCTTCTGCTGAAACCCCTGGGTCGGGTACTCTTGCGGGAAGCAATACGGATGAGTTAACATCCCGGTTCGTCGAGGCTGTTGGTTCAGGGTTGACTAGTGATGGATCCTTCTACCGACCGCGTCGAGGCGACTTTCCTCGGTACGATGAAACTCCTCACAAGGCCCGCTCCGTTACCAGCTTGAAAGGCGATCGCGAAGAGCGTCGAGAGCCACCTACCAGCACGCCAAAGGAAGAAATCGACGTGAGCGCTCTTGCGCCCAAGGCAGCGCGACGCACAGCACCGCCTACTGCCCAGACATCACGGACACAGCAGAAGCTGAACTTACAACGAGCCAGCTCTGTTATTGAACCCGGGCAAGCAGGCAGTGGTGTTGGAGGTGTAGTCGGCCATACGCCACTTATTGGTGTCGGCGGACCAGGCTATGATGGCGGTAACAGTCGAGATCCCCGTGTCGGTAAGCTCTTGGAACGAACCGGTATGGAATATCTTGTCGTTCGACGGTATCAAAACCCCGTCTCACGTTCACTTGAACGTCTTAACCATCTCCCGGGTATGGAAAAGTCATTGCGCATTCCACGACCTTACTCGGCCTCTACAAACGGCAAGCGATCCGGAGATCTCATGATGCGCCAGCACACTCGCAACGTCAGCATGCCCGATGCTCGACGGCCTGTTACACCAAAGCGAGCTGCCTCGGTTCGCACCAATGGTGCAGGATCGAGCTACGACGGAAACGACGACGACGGAAGGTTGACGGATAGACTAAGTGGATCGAGCCTTGTCGgcggtgaagaagaagacgggACGACTGCCCTGCTCAGGAACTTGTGGGAAAAGTCCGCGGAGTTGAGTGCCAGCACAGACTAG
- a CDS encoding hypothetical protein (SECRETED:SignalP(1-16)), translated as MHWPTLIVFFAGSALAAPHLAKRQNPCFIVGSEALPEEVSSGAAGLASAVTCDTSRTTIDGVPDVNSNGVTFSSINFAESGQSPLAFALDQFATSSPLADNDVNKFQNELNVYLATEAGIRAAGGNLAIKVPKFFLQFQIARIQQAQGAVSDIPGMTVDHQLEKVLKNAAGEDQALLNQVNELAVNLN; from the exons ATGCATTGGCCTActctcatcgtcttcttcgccgGATCTGCTCTCGCTG CGCCTCACTTGGCCAAGAGACAGAATCCCTGCTTCATCGTTGGTTCCGAAGCCCTGCCTGAAGAGGTCTCCTCCGGGGCCGCAGGTCTGGCCTCTGCTGTCACCTGCGACACTTCGCGAACCACCATCGACGGCGTTCCTGATGTGAACTCAAACGGCGTGACCTTTTCCTCCATCAACTTTGCTGAATCAGGTCAATCCCCTCTGGCCTTTGCTCTCGACCAATTCGCGACTTCATCACCGCTGGCGGATAACGATGTCAACAAGTTTCAGAATGAGCTGAATGTTTACCTTGCTACCGAGGCTGGTATCAGGGCGGCTGGAGGAAACCTTGCCATCAAAGTGCCCAAATTCTTCCTGCAATTCCAGATTGCTCGAATTCAGCAGGCACAAGGCGCTGTGTCCGACATTCCTGGCATGACCGTGGATCACCAGCTCGAAAAGGTGCTCAAGAATGCAGCCGGAGAAGACCAGGCTCTCCTTAACCAAGTGAACGAATTGGCCGTTAATTTGAACTAA
- the BFR2 gene encoding rRNA-processing protein bfr2 (BUSCO:36369at5125) has product MVKAKGRAKDFQDPDEPLTKDYDPEADASEQGSGSEDSEDENAGTEHYVSVGKSKMRKQEGLSLGPQYRGSRVSRDALEEESASADNDEEESGDEEFDDPETADLERDEAEANDSEISSDNALGESDEERFKDYTFRASSKPNKPISKRATAADYMSSSDNEEEGAELGGSDSEDEDMDDGLDALVDGEEDSDDESDENDDEEGSGEDEEEDEDDSESDEEDSKAKAQNAKPMMAALSTRPDVDKGLAIRQQRKAYDGLLNMRIRLQKALIAANTFEALDSNPEPESEPYEAAEEAAIKLLNTISSLKDNFGPSHAGEKRKRELDVSMTTSEIWEQIQTEEGRAIKFREDRLEKWSRKVQSVNVTASKGLEGRNKTLISALKDQLLDPDNRLAKRSRVPRSCAPAQAAKGVSEDNDIYDDADFYQVLLKELVDQRTVEGSSGAGAGDAVPTVVLTAAKDVKNRKNVDRKASKGRKMRFTVHEKMQNFMAPEDRRAWEQGAIDRFFGTLFGRKMQLNENESDDDMDVDVEEAGLRLFRN; this is encoded by the exons ATGGTTAAAGCAAAGGGTCGCGCAAAGGATTTCCAGGATCCTGATGAGCCCCTCACCAAGG ATTACGATCCAGAGGCCGATGCGAGCGAGCAAGGCAGCGGAAGCGAAGACAGCGAGGACGAGAATGCGGGAACTGAGCACTATGTCTCTGTCGGAAAGAGCAAGATGAGGAAGCAAGAGGGCTTGTCTCTTGGTCCCCAGTACCGTGGTTCGCGCGTCTCGCGAGATGCtcttgaagaagagagcGCATCCGCGGACAACGACGAAGAGGAATCGGGCGACGAAGAATTCGATGACCCGGAGACCGCGGATCTTGAGCGCGATGAAGCCGAGGCCAACGACTCGGAAATCTCTAGCGACAATGCCCTTGGCGAGAGTGACGAGGAGCGCTTCAAGGATTATACTTTCCGCGCAAGCTCCAAGCCCAACAAGCCTATTTCGAAGAGAGCTACTGCTGCCGACTACATGTCTTCTTCTGACAACGAAGAAGAGGGCGCAGAGCTTGGCGGTTCCGACTCTGAGGACGAAGATATGGATGATGGTCTGGACGCTCTTGTCGATGGCGAGGAAGACTCTGATGATGAATCCGATGAGAACGATGACGAAGAGGGCTCtggtgaagatgaagaggaagatgaagatgatagcGAAAGCGATGAGGAAGATTCAAAGGCCAAGGCTCAAAACGCAAAGCCCATGATGGCAGCTCTGTCTACCCGACCCGACGTCGACAAGGGTCTGGCAATTCGCCAACAGCGCAAGGCCTACGACGGACTCTTGAACATGCGAATTCGTCTTCAAAAAGCTCTCATCGCCGCCAACACCTTCGAAGCCCTCGATTCCAACCCCGAGCCCGAATCGGAGCCCTACGAGGCTGCAGAAGAGGCTGCCATCAAGctcctcaacaccatcagcaGTCTCAAGGATAACTTTGGGCCATCCCACGCTGGCGAGAAGCGCAAGCGCGAGTTGGACGTGTCCATGACTACGAGTGAGATCTGGGAACAGATCCAAACTGAGGAGGGACGGGCTATCAAATTTAGGGAGGATCGTCTGGAGAAGTGGTCCCGCAAGGTGCAATCCGTCAACGTCACAGCTTCAAAGGGTCTTGAGGGACGAAACAAGACGCTCATCAGCGCTCTCAAGGATCAACTTCTCGACCCCGATAACCGCCTAGCCAAACGCTCCCGTGTCCCTCGCTCATGCGCCCCCGCGCAAGCTGCCAAGGGCGTTTCAGAGGACAACGATATCTACGACGACGCCGACTTTTACCAGGTTCTTCTCAAGGAGCTTGTCGACCAGCGAACAGTGGAGGGCTCATCAGGAGCTGGTGCCGGCGATGCCGTGCCAACAGTAGTCCTCACAGCAGCCAAGGATGTCAAGAACCGCAAGAACGTCGACCGCAAGGCCAGCAAGGGCCGCAAGATGCGCTTCACAGTTCACGAGAAGATGCAAAACTTTATGGCTCCCGAGGACCGACGCGCGTGGGAGCAGGGTGCTATTGACCGTTTCTTCGGCACGCTATTCGGTCGCAAGATGCAGCTCAACGAGAACGAGAGCGATGATgatatggatgttgatgttgaagagGCGGGACTCAGACTGTTCAGGAACTAA
- a CDS encoding hypothetical protein (TransMembrane:3 (n4-15c22/23o38-60i67-87o107-127i)): MVSAATTPFLVHALIETPAALTFILKPSTQLQPLPPAAALIVQSFGGCILATNLIALVFLRRPFDDVAQHVALAFAFWHIWPCYRAYMRMSGYTEEGATTTKTLGGPVVHLGVHVVLLTMFLGTWLFGNA; encoded by the coding sequence ATGGTGTCTGCAGCAACAACCCCTTTTCTTGTCCACGCCCTCATCGAAACTCCTGCTGCTCTCACTTTTATCCTCAAACCATCAACTCAACTTCAACCACTTCCTCCAGCTGCAGCTCTCATCGTTCAATCCTTTGGTGGCTGTATTCTCGCCACAAATCTCATCGCTCTCGTCTTTCTCCGTCGACCTTTTGACGATGTCGCCCAACATGTCGCTCTTGCTTTTGCGTTTTGGCATATCTGGCCTTGTTATCGCGCTTATATGCGCATGAGTGGCTACACAGAAGAGGGAGCTACAACTACGAAAACACTTGGAGGACCGGTGGTGCATCTTGGAGTTCACGTTGTTTTGTTGACCATGTTTCTTGGTACCTGGTTATTCGGCAAtgcttaa